A single window of Pieris rapae chromosome 4, ilPieRapa1.1, whole genome shotgun sequence DNA harbors:
- the LOC123689134 gene encoding granzyme M-like has product MATTIFIFLLDYIPGFETAFNSSLQNLNENITIDICDSRISEVLLNEILKIEEFNGVYRYLYISPNYIDKLSPIKALFHLNSSADGFNYQMGISDLNNFRTKISREYFPAQAPFLVAIFETLSNITAQTCGGVLLAKNWVLTASTCINMLPNLYRNGSATSRSYHTVIANSTNPLSDGSVHNVTDVVFYPKKLVLLALMRINPSIEVKPLQLYKSNFMDNLETMVYGWSVYKNENGSDVMETSIVESTAHKCDANHAIRGTHSLICLVAKKSKNVNKMNSGGPVLVLRHKKVYLLGIAVVDRISAVVPINHYYGWVNYILKQYCIFYFY; this is encoded by the exons ATGGCAaccactatttttattttcttattggATTACATACCGG gtTTTGAAACTGCTTTTAATTCAAGTCTCCAGAACTTGAATGAGAATATTACAATCGATATTTGTGATTCACGTATATCTGAAGTTTTATTGAacgaaatacttaaaattgaaGAATTCAATGGCGTATACagatatttatacatatcacCAAATTACATTGATAAATTAAGCCCAATTAAagctttatttcatttaaatagttCAGCCGATGGTTTCAATTACCAGATGGGTATTTcagatttgaataattttcgtACTAAAATATCTCGAGAATATTTTCCCGCACAGGCGCCATTTTTGGTTGCCATATTTGAAACCCtctcaa ATATTACCGCGCAAACATGTGGTGGAGTGCTTTTGGCCAAAAATTGGGTACTTACTGCATCTACTTGTATTAATATGTTGCCGAATCTGTATAGAAATgg GTCGGCTACTAGTAGAAGTTATCATACGGTTATCGCAAATTCGACCAACCCTCTATCTGACGGTTCTGTACACAACGTGACAGACGTGGTCTTTTATCCAAAAAAGCTCGTGCTCTTAGCATTGATGAGAATTAACCCAAGCATTGAAGTTAAACCATTGCAATTGTATAAAAGTAACTTTATGGATAACTTAGAAACTATGGTCTACGGATGGTCTGTTTACAAg AATGAAAATGGGAGTGATGTAATGGAAACGAGTATTGTCGAATCAACAGCCCATAAATGCGACGCAAACCATGCTATTAGAGGAACACATTCGTTGATATGTTTGGTCGCCAAAAAGtctaaaaatgtaaacaag ATGAATTCCGGTGGTCCTGTGCTGGTTTTACGTCACAAGAAAGTGTATCTCTTGGGTATTGCAGTCGTCGATCGCATCTCTGCCGTTGTTCCTATTAACCACTATTATGGTTGggtcaattatattttaaaacaatattgcattttttatttttattag
- the LOC110997181 gene encoding protein-S-isoprenylcysteine O-methyltransferase yields MNVLINRQKYSPAFVASSYFCISASILTVTLFSGNILGYTSELWALKYWGPALYLCLLNFTLRYSLKGFPYEVALRSAFLGSVLAFGLYLTSLTATWRAFGLYIIALSIFHFSEFFAVALTNPRTLTIDSFILNHSLQYWLAAIASWIEMSVECYFFPGLKSAQWVTTLGVAMCISGEVWRKMAMFTAKTNFNHHVQTVKKADHQLVTGGVYAFCRHPSYMGWFYWSIGTQMILINPICLMIYTIVSWSFFQERIYAEEMFLVSFFGNQYLKYQKQVGTGIPFIKGYIPDDSL; encoded by the exons ATGAATGTTTTGATAAATCGACAGAAGTACTCCCCAGCTTTTGTGGCGTCTAGTTATTTTTGCATTTCTGCTAGTATTTTGACTGTGACTCTATTTTCGGGAAACATATTGGGTTACACATCGGAATTGTGGGCATTGAAGTACTGGGGACCAGCATTGTATTTATGCCTTCTTAATTTTACCCTTCGGTATTCATTAAAAGGCTTCCCATATGAA GTTGCTTTAAGATCAGCATTTCTAGGATCAGTGTTAGCATTTGGGTTATATTTGACTTCATTGACTGCAACATGGAGGGCATTTGGCCTGTATATAATTGCACtttcaatatttcatttcTCTGAATTCTTTGCTGTTGCACTTACAAATCCCAGAACATTAACTattgattcatttattttgaatcaTAGTCTTCAGTATTGGCTTGCTGCAATTGCTAGTTGGATTGAGATGTCAGTTGAGTGTTATTTCTTTCCTG gtCTTAAATCAGCACAATGGGTGACGACACTGGGTGTTGCTATGTGTATTAGTGGAGAAGTGTGGAGGAAAATGGCCATGTTTACAGCTAAAACTAACTTTAATCATCAT GTACAAACAGTAAAGAAAGCAGATCATCAACTTGTTACAGGTGGGGTGTATGCATTTTGCCGCCATCCTAGCTACATGGGTTGGTTTTACTGGTCAATAGGTACACAG atgatTCTTATAAACCCCATATGCTTGATGATCTATACCATAGTGTCATGGTCTTTCTTTCAAGAGCGTATTTATGCAGAGGAAATGTTCCTTGTGTCTTTCTTTGGAAACCAATACCTTAAATATCAGAAGCAGGTTGGCACTGGGATCCCATTCATCAAAGGCTATATTCCTGATGACAGCTTGTGA